The following proteins are co-located in the Salvelinus sp. IW2-2015 linkage group LG36, ASM291031v2, whole genome shotgun sequence genome:
- the LOC111959830 gene encoding LOW QUALITY PROTEIN: NAD(P)H dehydrogenase [quinone] 1-like (The sequence of the model RefSeq protein was modified relative to this genomic sequence to represent the inferred CDS: inserted 2 bases in 1 codon), with translation MVFVWLICGVAAEKILIVYAHQSAGSFNAAAKDAAVKVLTSQGCKVEVSDLYAMKFKASATADVTGEVKDAEHFQYXERRLTADITEEHRKLSEAAVVVFQFPMYWFTVPAIMKGWMDRVLTLGFAYTSEKRYSQGIFKDKKAMLSFTTGSHESMFSANGINGDMNVTLWPLQNGILHYXGFQVLAPQIFWAPPHIPSEACCSMLEAWRTXLEGLLGETPLSFTPSDSFDGGRGFQLKEDIQEKHAAKKFSLTVGTHLGKPLPPNSQIKAGV, from the exons TGTTTGTGTGGCTTATCTGTGGTGTTGCAGCTGAGAAGATACTGATCGTGTACGCCCACCAGAGTGCTGGGTCGTTTAATGCTGCAGCCAAAGACGCGGCTGTGAAAGTTCTGACATCGCAGGGCTGTAAGGTGGAGGTGTCTGACCTCTATGCCATGAAGTTCAAAGCCTCTGCTACTGCTGATGTCACTG GGGAGGTGAAGGATGCTGAACACTTCCAGTA AGAGAGGAGACTCACTGCTGACATCACTGAGGAACACCGCAAACTCTCTGAAGCGGCGGTTGTCGTATTCCAG TTCCCCATGTACTGGTTCACTGTTCCTGCCATCATGAAGGGCTGGATGGACCGGGTCCTCACACTGGGGTTTGCATACACCTCAGAGAAGCGGTACAGCCAGGGCATCTTCAAG GACAAGAAAGCCATGCTGTCTTTCACCACTGGATCTCATGAGTCCATGTTCAGTGCCAATGGCATCAATGGAGACATGAATGTCACCCTGTGGCCACTGCAG AATGGCATCCTGCACTACTKTGGCTTCCAGGTTCTGGCTCCTCAGATCTTCTGGGCTCCACCCCACATCCCATCTGAGGCTTGCTGCAGTATGTTGGAGGCATGGCGCACACRGCTGGAAGGGCTTCTGGGAGAAACTCCGCTCTCCTTCACCCCCTCAGACAGCTTTGATGGTGGGCGGGGCTTCCAGCTTAAAGAGGATATCCAGGAGAAGCATGCAGCCAAAAAGTTCAGCCTGACTGTTGGAACCCACCTGGGCAAGCCCCTCCCACCCAACAGCCAGATCAAAGCTGGGGTGTGA